The DNA region TCCTTCTTCAACTCCCTTCTCGTAATCACATTTGGTCTTCAACTCGATGAAGGCGCGCCTCAAAACGTGCCGCCTGCACACCCTATCGACTATCTGCAGCAGGTGCATCAAATAGAGGAGGTAAACCCGTTTGTACTTCTCCACCATGTAGGAGTGAACCGATTCTATGGTCAGATACTCCCTGCCTCTGGCTGGGTTCGCTCTACAAGTGGGTTCTACTTTGCTGCTAGGTTCTACTTTGCCGCTAATCTGTTTGAATACTTCCATGTTGCTCGCCCGGAATAGCAAAGTAACATTCTTTTCGCAGTGgtccttctttttaaaaatgtacatcaATTTGAACAGGTACctgtccttcttcttcttgctcCTCTTAACTATGCTCACGTTTAGAATGTTGCCATATGGGATGCACGTGATTATGTTTTGCTCGTTGCGCTTAATCAGCAGGTAGTTGCAGGCCAAAGTGATCACCATGGGGATGTACTTCCGGAACATGAGCCCCACGTTCATCTCCACTTGGTACTCGTCTTCTTCCCgcatcaaattttttacctcGTCATTTATGTGTTCGTAGCAACTTTTGTGTAACACCAGTTTGGTCAAATCTGCCCCTCGCAGGGCTTCGTCGCAGAGGAAGTTTCCGGGCGCGTCTCCGACCCGCCGCTCGAAGGGGTTCGCCCcgggggtgccccccccacGGTCAACGCCACTACCGCTGCTTGGGGCGACTGCACTGGATGCACCCTCGTCCATCCTCTCGTTCACCCTGTATGTGtaaatttcttcaaaaaaaaacttgtcCATTTTAAACTCTTCAATGTCCCTCACCAGAATGTCGTTGCTCGAGAAGGCCTGCTGCTCATCCTCCCCCATCGCTATACTGCTACATTCGTATGTAACATCGAAGCTGTTTAGCGCGTCCTCGTCATTACTCGGGAGGTTCACTCGCTCGCGACTGGGGCCCTCCCCAGGAACGCCATCGGTGTTAACCCCCCTGTGATCATCTCCACAACGCGGTGCGTACTTCTCATTGCGCCACTTACCCGGGGGGGCCCCGCTCTCCCCATCGCCAGCCGCCATACCACCCGTCATGCCGCCTACCCCCTCGCGGCACCGTGGAATCACTCCATCGCAGCGGCTGACTTCACTTTCTCCATTTCGCAAGTCCCTCCAGATGGAAGAGTTTGCCAGCATGTTAACCGAACTGTTGCTGTTAATTCTACGCCCGAGGTGCGTGGGAAACAATTCTTCTGCTCTCTCAGGGTGGCGTGCCCCCCGATTTTCCTCGGCATTTGAGCGGGATTTGCTCGTGAAAGGGTTGCCGCGGGTGGAGCGGTTAGATGGGGTGAAGCAGTTAGAGCTGTTGAAGCGGGTGAAGCAGTTAGAGCCATCAGCGCGGTCAACGCAGTCGCTACTATCGCTGGCGCTACTGCCCCCCCTGCTAGCTTCCCTTTTATTGCCCATTTTTCCACCGCACCGATTGCCCTTGCTGCAAATTGAAACGACACCCCGTGCGGTagggccccccccctggcgacactttttttgctcatcaCTGCGACCCGAGGGGGTAGCACATGCGGTGCAGCGGCAGTTGTGGGGCTGAGCGGGATCCCTGCCCATCACACCAGCGATCTGGCCGCTCGCTCCGCAAAAAGCGACAATTCCGCCGCTTTCTCTGCCTTCTTCactttcttcattttctccacCTTCTCCACTTCCAACCCTGGCGACGCACACTGCGCGCGCCCTACTCTTCGCGCCCAAAACTGTGGAGGAATTCACACCGCCACCACTCGCCTGGGCAAAAGGGGCAATTTCCACTTCTAGTGCACTGCGGGTAATTTcgcacctctttttttttttctcccccttcactttctttttctctcccctttttacttCCTCTATCCTCCGAAAGGGCAAATTTCCCGGGGAACCGCGCACACGCAACTGCCCATTTTTATCCCCCCCCAAAGAATTAATCACCACGCGACCACCGCTCGCATCATCGTAACGCTGCCTCTCCTGCGCCCTCGATGACAGAAACGAATTATGTACGCTGAACAATGTGCCAATGGAACCCTCGAATGGGTTATTTAATTCTTTGATATGTTCCGCGTTGGTGGGTACCTCCAAACTGCTCTTCTCAATGTGATGTTCGCCCGCCGCTCCGTTTTTACCGCTCGCCCGAATACCCCTGTTGTCCCCCCGTTCGCTACTTCCACTTGGTGAATTTTTAACAGATGAAGAATTGCCATGCTGCTTATTTGTCGAGGGTGTTTCCCGCGCCACATCGACATGTGGTTCATCGGCGAAGGATGGTGATGCAACGCGGGGTGCCCCCTCCTCAGTGACGTCTTCTTTTTCACAACTAAAGGGGTTAGCAGTCCCGTGGGGGAAATTTTGGAGTAATTGGGGATGACCCACCATGGGACTGCTTCGGCCTACCCCTTCTTCCAACCCATGTGTGTAGACACTTTTGCAATTTACACCTGGTGGGTACTTCTCCCTGGTTCCTCCGTTACCTTCACTGGTAAAGTGGAATGTTCCTCCGTTCACCTCGTTGTAGTCACCGTGGGGTGGTGGTCCCCCCATATGTGTTTGCTGGATTTCCGCTTTGCCCATCGCTTCAAAGTGACTACCGCGTGTAACCTCTATCCCTTCGTGTGGTGCGTATGAGGGGGTCCCATTGGGGTTTCCCCTTACgaacaattttttctccttattCTTCTCCCCATGCGGACGTGGCACATGGGGGGATCCATTACTCCCACGAATGGGCCCCAAACGGGTTGCACCTTTTACAAGGCATATTTCTTCCGCCCCAGCTTCGCAAAAGGTACCATCTGGATGGCTGTAGTGCCTCTCCCTGCTGATTCGCCTCCCCCAtggtggccttttttttaaaaagagctTCAGCTCTTCATTCGATAGTGTGCACATCTGGTCAGTATGGTCATTTTTCTGATGCGTTGAATTTACAGGGAAAGCAACCTTATCAGGATAAACTACATTTTCACGTTTCACCAAATTTGCAACTACACTTTTGATGTGCTCAAGTTTGGAGGATAAACATTTTGACTTGGGCTGGTAACCCAGTGTGTGCATTTGAacaacttctttttttttcccctcactATTGGTTCGTAGCACCTGTGTGACTTCTTTCCTGTTTGGGCATTTCACCTCAACTGcaacttcttccttttcagtGCCTTGATTGATCTTGTCCTGATATACCCTCGCATCTGTGCGGCCAAACGCCTCTTCACTCCCCCGGAATGCAGATGATCTGATTTGAGGAACTCCCCGGTTCTTTCCCCCTCGGGTTAAGACTCCTATATCATCAGCGTTGTACATATATAGCAAGTTCCAATTATCCGTagtcatgttttttttttttttttttatttggggGTTggatggggagaaaaaaagcaaaagtaaATTCGCCTAACGGTGGAATGCCAATCTGTTGAGAGATGCCAGGTCATACGTGATAACTTCTAACGCGCTGCATGCGTGTGTGTATACGTGTACTGCCTCTCctcacacacacatgtgtgtgtaggtatgccaaaaaagaaaaaaagaactgcTTTACGAATCGAGAGAAAACGGAGCAACCCGCGTGAGCTTCAAAAAATAAGCGAAGTGTACAAAATGGGCATGCAAAAGTGGGTAAACAACTATGTGTTGTAAGAAGCGCCACTTGGcctaaaaaagggggggaaaacgggCCAAGTTGTTGACAGACAAATGGTGGAGTGGCAGTGAAGGCAGCTTCTTTCTGCTTTATCACATGtgtccttttttgccccttcaaaatttaaggaaaaatacgGCCAAGTGTGAACCGCGCTTTGTTTCAAAACGGTGGTGCTGTTTGCTTCGCCTGACGGTGTGACACGTGCTCGGTTTAGTGAAAGGGGGTCTCTACAGGGGCGGGACCTGCCTGCCCCATTCGTTTTCTTCTCCGTcagcttcctcttccccctcgcaAAAGCATCAGCAAAGTGCTCTCAAAATGGTGCAAGCACACTAGAGTGTTCAAAATTGAGTGCGCAAATTCGAGCGCGCAAGTTTGGTCCCCCCAGTGGGTCTACGCTTTCGTTACATATAAGCACATACATATGAGTGATGCTTTGTAACCCGCTGGGGTTAAATCGGTTGGATTAACTTCTCTACTCTACTAcggttgtaaaaaaaaaaacactttctgggggtaaaaaaatgctacacGCATATATGTTCGCCTCAATAGCAAATGGCTTGTCCCTGCAGGGTTACACCAATATGCGTGGGCACGCACTGTCGCTCCAGGCTAGTGGTACGGCGAGTGTCCAGTTTTCAAAAGGCTACAATATTTGGCGCGGCGGGTTGCGCAAAAATGGATGCAGGCGCATATAGGGCACTTAGACACGAAACGAAGCGCTCATGCTTACGTTTGCCAAAAAACACGATACGCGAAAAATAATTGTCGAGCTGTGCTCgttccaaaggggggaaacggAAAAGCGCGGGAAAAATTGTCttcatgtatgcatatgcatgtgtatgtatgtatgtgtttaTGTTTCCATTTGTGTACACATACGTAAGCACATCGCCGCATTACAcactttttttgcgaaatgaaATCTGATAACAAAAATGGCGCGCAGTATGTGCTTaacgcggaaaaaaaaaaaaaaaaaaaaaatataccccTGTAGGTATGTGTACACGTTGTGCGTGAGCATCTCCCgttaaagtttttttttttttttttttttttttttggcacctttttctttgctttcccccttttataTTGCCCATTCGGGATGTAACCCTGATTTTACGACTTTGTTTTGTGTCACTCTGTCCCTTTTGCGccatttaatttgttttcctcAGCATGTACAAGCCATCACCCACAACGTACGGCATGCTAgcgaaattgcaaaaatgataaataaaaaaaaaaaaaaaaaaaaagtcatacaaaaaggtgaaataattatgatctgttcataatatttttgcatgtctttatttttttcccgtccCTTATATATTGcccgttcaggtaaaaacgACCTGCTTTGCAGAATTAAATGAGTCCCCCTGTGGCTACTACTCGATAGCGTTACAACGTTAATGCATTTGCCAAGAACAATGTTGTGAAGAAAAGgtctgccccttttttagCTGTCGAATGAATGTAGAAAGGATTTTTACGCAAGGGGGGTTGGCGGAAGGGAACGCAAATTTCGGTTTCGAAGAAGGCTACaagaagggaaaataaaaaaaaaaatagtatacCGCTGACAAAACCGTGATCAAATAAAACTCGCAGTTGTGTGTAAACCGGGGGTGAGTGTTCCTttcgccttcttttttacaattctcGAACGGTTAGGAAATGATGGGGAATACGTTTACAAACTGGCatgcgcaaaatggacaaCACTGGGCTGCGCCATTTTCAACCCTTTCGTGCAGCGCTACACAGTGTGTATTCCCCAGACGAAAGGAACAAGTTGACCTCGAAGCACAAAAGAGAAAtttaaatttgcaaattGGGGGGACACGCAACTTGGAGAGGTGAAACAAGCACTCATATGTGTACATCAACATATGCATAAGCATGTGTGTGGGGATTGTCCCTCCTGAACAGCACGTTGGCGAAGTTTCACAAGGTTGTCTCTCCCCTGAGATGCTTTATTCGGTTATTTTGTGGGTATCCCATATTTTGCCATTTGCTGCGGTTTCCGATGTACTGGCTAACCCCCCCTGCGCATATGCGTAGtagcaaaattgcaaacatGGCAAAGAAGTTTCAGCTTGAGATATTTAATGAGTGCCATTTGGGTGTAGGAGAGTTGATCGTGGTAGGTACATGCCAATCCGTTTGGGGAGAAATAATTCCACATCACCTCAATCGAAGGTCAGCCATTAAGGGAGGAAACGAAGAATTTACCACTccgcatctttttttttttccacaattttaatatagaTTAtgtcatccttttttttttttttttaattataaattattgcTGCAcgtggggatttttttttttaacgcgaATTGTGGTTTCACACTTTTTAACGAGGGGAGATGCACATGGATTATTCCgcacaaaatatattatgtgcatgtgaagagggggagggaaaaagaaCTGTTCTTCCTTCAGTGGAGTGAGCATATGATTTCTGTTCGTCTACGGAGGGGTGGTGGATGCCGTGAAGGGGAACGTCCTCCCCTGTTACGTCTCACATATGGGCATACATTCATAcgcatacacatacacatgcatGCGAACTTGCACCCCCCCAGGGAGGCGTGTCCGATGTGCATCTCATTTGCGTACCTTTGGTAGTTACAGCACAGGTGAGAATACTCCTTCGAgggaggcgaaaaagaaagaagggGTGCCCCAATGCTAATGTGtaatggtttttttttcacgtgaaTCACAGAAATTTGTTTGCGGAGAAATGTGTAAAGGGAAGAGGCTTGGGTGATCGAAAAAGCCAAAACGAGCcgtaaaaattgtatttttttttttttttttttttatcacccACGTTCAGAAATGCAGCATTGGCTATGTTGAAAATATTcgaagagtttttttttttttttctttttttggcaaatttcCCTCACCCTGAACATTTCCAATTGTTTTGCCACTTTTACACTTTCGCGGAGTTCTAACCATTTTGTGATGCTTACAATTACAATTACAACAATTTAGATCGATCAGTGTGAGcgtgaaatattttttttttttttttttttttcgaactCGCTTTGTGTGCAGAACAGATTGTGATCACACGTTTGGCTGTTtctgtgcatattttttttgctcgcAGCTTTGCCCCCCATTTCGCAGCATGAAGGTGGCCTACTTTTTGTCCGTTCTGGACTTGCTCATTATTTTCAGCTTATACTTCGATGGGAGGCGTAGCGCCTTCGCGGGCATTGCTGCCTGTATAAGACATGGCCGCATTTTGggtgaagggggggagcagagCGGCGGTGCGAGCGGTGGATCAAGCGGTGGTTCAAGCGGTGATTCAAGCGGCGGTTTAAGCGGCGGTTCAAGTGGCGGTCCCAGCCCCCCCGCGGGGAGCAGCGGcagtgggggaagcgacCCAGCGAACTCAGCGACGGGCCCGCAGAATAGCACTCcaggtggggaaaaatgacGCGGCAGCGAAGCGGTGTCGAAACAGACAGGCAGGGAACACAACCAGACGGCACCCGCAAAAGAGCGAATGCCGCGTGAGCCACTTCAACATGTGGAACCCCAAAATGTAaaccccctcttttttttcccccatttggcagGTAGCGGAGGCCAAACGGGTGACCACAGTGCAGAGGCAGAAAATGGAGATTACAACGAGCAGGGTGACGATCACGGGGACGATCACGGGGACGATCACGGGGACGATCACGGGGACGATCACGGGGACGATCACGGGGACGATCACGGGGACGATCACGGGGACGATCACGGGGACGAGCAGGACGGTGAAGATTACGACGATGCAGAGGATGATGATTTGTACGAATTGAGCGAAGTTGACGAAAATGCAAACTTATGTTTGGACAACAATGGGGGATGTGGAGATGATaaaatttgtgaaaatttAGGGAAGGGGATAGTGAAGTGCTTGTGTAAACCGGGGTATAAATTGGTTGGCACCGAATGTGTGGAGTCATCCAAATCGTCTTCCttaaattcgtttttttgttggTTTCTGCTGGTGATTATTGTTTTGGCTTCCATAAATTAGTTTTTCTGCGGCACGGCCGTAGGTGTGTAGGGAGTAGGGAGGCGTGGGGAGACGTTGTGGTGGTTTTTCTCCCCGTTACGACCGTACGATTAGCGATCAGAATGCTTGGgatttattttccctctttAACGCGTCACTGGGGGGGTCTCCCTCCTCGTGCGCGGCGAGTTTAACTTATCCGCCATGTTGTGGGACCGGTTCGTTGTCAGGGAGGGGCAACTGGGAAGTGGGGAAATGggaaatggggaaataaaaaaatgagaaaatagGAAAATGTTACCTCCCCTCCGCGTATATTAAACGAATTtttaagcaattttttttgcagtttttttgcaatatttttgcacatttttaagagattttttttaacacttttaagcgattttttttcgcgttttttcCAATTAACTTCGCGACGTTTGAAAGGCCGACGcattgttttaaaaaatttggtgcACAACGCAACGGAAGTTTGGCACCTTAGTTACTGCGTTGcgcggcgaaaaaaaagaaaaaaaaaagaggaaaaggaaagggaaaaaaggagcaattTTCGACCTCCTACAATGttccgattttttttttttttttttttttttttttttttttttggcgtaaAATGGGAGAACCAGGTGTGCACAAGCAATCCCACCGCGGGGAAGGGGTCAGATTTGTTCTACCCGTTCGATCAGCGGCAGTGTGGGGGGATTAGCAGCAGTGTGGAACGATTAGCGGCGGTGTGGAACAGTTCTGCACAGTGTGCGCGTGAAAAAAGGGTCCTTTTCCATCTTTAggtgtgttaaaaaaaatagcacatcttatctcttttttttttttttttttttttttttgtgaaaatagctaggataaaaaaatagcggaaaaaaacagcgaaaaaaaaacagcgaaaaaaaaacagcaaaaaaaacagaaaaaaaaacagaaaaaaaaacagaaaaaaaaacagaaaaaaaaacagaaaaaaaaacagcaacaaaattgcaacaaCGTCCGGAAACTCTTGCAACGACACATTGCGAACAAATTAGAACACGCTAGAGCAAGTGCAGTCGCGCCGGAACTAGGAGAGCGTGAAGGAACGCGACGCGAACCCTTGGGGGACTGAGGTTGCGGTTGCAGTTGCGGTTGCTAAGTTGGCACCTTCAGTTGCCGCGTTAAGTCTCCTCTTTAATTTGCCACGCTAAGTCGCCTCTTCAATTTTCCGCTCAACCCGCCGCTTAGTTcgccccttccccccttaTGATGATTTATACAGCACGATGGCCATCGCACGCGTCGTGTTAGCTAtccacctcttcctcctctgcaGTTACCACTCGGGACGTCCCCTCGAGGTCTCCCTCTGGGGACAGGGAAACGCTCACCTGGGGACACAGACCAGCAGGCTGTTGAGGGAAAGCGGCAGGAACGGCCAGGCAAACCGGGTAAATCAGGCAGACCAAGCAGACCAGGTCGCATCGCCTCCCATCTCGGGCAAAgaaaggagaaggggaatTGGAATGACCAGCAATCTGCAGCTGCTAAGTGGGGAAGATGAAAAGGATTCCACATCTGAGGAAGCCCCTAATTTGGAAGGGAAGGACAATGCAGATGCTGGAAAAGATGGAGAAAAAGAACCAAGTGAAAAGCAAAGTGGAGATGTCGATCCTACCGTGACAGATGCAGAGCGAGCTAAAGACGAAAACGCCTCAGTGTCTGAGGAAGAGCAAATGAAAACGCTAGACAGTGGGGAGGATCACACGGATGATGGTAATGCAGATGGAGGGCAAGGAGGAGGTGACGGCAATGATGAGAACCAAAAAGGGgacggaaaggaaaaagaaggtggagaagaaaaaaaggaagatggTAAAGACGACCAtgagaaaggagaaaagggaTCTGAGGGCGAATCGGGGGAAAAGGACGAAGCCGCGCCCAAAGGAGACGCCGCCgagaaagacaaaaaattggaaagcAAAACGGCAGATGCGAAAGTGTCCGAACACAAGGCAGACGATGCCAATCCGGGAGGGAACAAAGATTCTCCAGAGGGAGAGAGCCCAAAGGAAGGCAACCCTGATGACCCAAGCCAGAAGAATCCGGAGGCTGCCGGTGACGACGACAGCAGACTTCACTTAGGTAAGATTTACCTTTTTTGATGAGAGGCAAAATATGATGTGGACATGTTTGAGAGGGTTTAGACGGTTCCCCCAGAAGGAGGAGTggcggagggaaaaaatacggGTGCATACAAATGAGGCCCTTCCCCCGTTTAGCCCTCTTCCATTTCATGTGTGTGCATCCCCCCGCACGGGAGGAGCGAACCATTGTGATGACTGCTCCACGTGGTAATGCAGCACTGTGATGACTGCTCCACATGGCCGCGAAAAATGTGATGACTGCTCCACGTGGCCGCGAAAAATGTGATGACTGCTCCACGTGGCCGCGAAAAATGTGATGACGGCTCCACATGGCCGCGAAacgttttcccccttccccctccaTGCAGACAACCTGGACGACAAGGTCCCCCACTACAGCGCCCTGAGGAACAACCGAGTGGAGAAAGGAGTAACGGACACCATGGTGCTGAACGACATAATAGGAGAAAATGCAAAGTCCTGCTCCGTAGACAATGGGGGGTGCGCAGACGACCAAATATGCATCCGGATTGATAACATCGGAATTAAGTGCATCTGTAAGGAGGGTCACTTATTTGGGGACAAGTGCATTTTGACCAAGTCGTCTGCCCTCGGCTCGTTTTTCTCTGCCGGTTTGTTCGCCCTACTGGCTTTGCTCTGGCTGTGTTGATTTGGGGTCAGCGGCACTACGCAGGGGTTCCTCGCACAAGGTGAAGAGATCGACGGGGCCTTTTGCGCGTGTTCGTTAGGGTGTCCCGTTAACTGCCCCGTTGGCTTCCTCACTGACTACCCCTTTTtctactcatttttttttcctcccttcgCTAAGAT from Plasmodium vivax chromosome 4, whole genome shotgun sequence includes:
- a CDS encoding hypothetical protein, conserved (encoded by transcript PVX_003780A) yields the protein MTTDNWNLLYMYNADDIGVLTRGGKNRGVPQIRSSAFRGSEEAFGRTDARVYQDKINQGTEKEEVAVEVKCPNRKEVTQVLRTNSEGKKKEVVQMHTLGYQPKSKCLSSKLEHIKSVVANLVKRENVVYPDKVAFPVNSTHQKNDHTDQMCTLSNEELKLFLKKRPPWGRRISRERHYSHPDGTFCEAGAEEICLVKGATRLGPIRGSNGSPHVPRPHGEKNKEKKLFVRGNPNGTPSYAPHEGIEVTRGSHFEAMGKAEIQQTHMGGPPPHGDYNEVNGGTFHFTSEGNGGTREKYPPGVNCKSVYTHGLEEGVGRSSPMVGHPQLLQNFPHGTANPFSCEKEDVTEEGAPRVASPSFADEPHVDVARETPSTNKQHGNSSSVKNSPSGSSERGDNRGIRASGKNGAAGEHHIEKSSLEVPTNAEHIKELNNPFEGSIGTLFSVHNSFLSSRAQERQRYDDASGGRVVINSLGGDKNGQLRVRGSPGNLPFRRIEEVKRGEKKKVKGEKKKKRCEITRSALEVEIAPFAQASGGGVNSSTVLGAKSRARAVCVARVGSGEGGENEESEEGRESGGIVAFCGASGQIAGVMGRDPAQPHNCRCTACATPSGRSDEQKKCRQGGGPTARGVVSICSKGNRCGGKMGNKREASRGGSSASDSSDCVDRADGSNCFTRFNSSNCFTPSNRSTRGNPFTSKSRSNAEENRGARHPERAEELFPTHLGRRINSNSSVNMLANSSIWRDLRNGESEVSRCDGVIPRCREGVGGMTGGMAAGDGESGAPPGKWRNEKYAPRCGDDHRGVNTDGVPGEGPSRERVNLPSNDEDALNSFDVTYECSSIAMGEDEQQAFSSNDILVRDIEEFKMDKFFFEEIYTYRVNERMDEGASSAVAPSSGSGVDRGGGTPGANPFERRVGDAPGNFLCDEALRGADLTKLVLHKSCYEHINDEVKNLMREEDEYQVEMNVGLMFRKYIPMVITLACNYLLIKRNEQNIITCIPYGNILNVSIVKRSKKKKDRYLFKLMYIFKKKDHCEKNVTLLFRASNMEVFKQISGKVEPSSKVEPTCRANPARGREYLTIESVHSYMVEKYKRVYLLYLMHLLQIVDRVCRRHVLRRAFIELKTKCDYEKGVEEGSKQRERALKKLADRLQFYLRKKVQSYFNVLMIRSYETNFVSYQVKTNDLLFNLLVKEKSSYQEIVDRQSVLLLFHVLSNLYKRRMSSYLQLFAQKNRTLSRRKSAVSYSLTRVNSILVNYERRIKGCFFSKLKFHYDYVTNFVFTMFRVYLRRVFLGYIRLRDNRIGKKVSVEKNVFRVVRVISRMVQRQKYYAFLQLQKFFFHQMERKNKIACDNLMYANNELCQHLDKATLEKGIHRAECFYKMKMKEHLLKYFFLLRGPHVGNVVQASTPVLRHCGVFSFVLNKLMQRKVQDWFFLFVLKTYQHNNRSRLLYATNSLEVLLSSKEQSNVMHLLRMNEAYPCLFHYRHLTKIEIFTHSLDRFVTFCNRKWLLNFLLKLHCLKYQERLVKVYRCIDSLYKFVRVVNRQMLARVETPFQLLLLNARVKRGRAVADKFGAAKKTQLKFKYSKATSSPLLAPDPRGLCGRYPYLFCNSDISPARATLTDDKYSLLSDSASNVLSYAYEDMDKIKRKIYDFNNRMSNVNL
- a CDS encoding merozoite surface protein 4, putative (encoded by transcript PVX_003775A), with translation MKVAYFLSVLDLLIIFSLYFDGRRSAFAGIAACIRHGRILGEGGEQSGGASGGSSGGSSGDSSGGLSGGSSGGPSPPAGSSGSGGSDPANSATGPQNSTPGSGGQTGDHSAEAENGDYNEQGDDHGDDHGDDHGDDHGDDHGDDHGDDHGDDHGDDHGDEQDGEDYDDAEDDDLYELSEVDENANLCLDNNGGCGDDKICENLGKGIVKCLCKPGYKLVGTECVESSKSSSLNSFFCWFLLVIIVLASIN
- a CDS encoding merozoite surface protein 5 (encoded by transcript PVX_003770A); the protein is MAIARVVLAIHLFLLCSYHSGRPLEVSLWGQGNAHLGTQTSRLLRESGRNGQANRVNQADQADQVASPPISGKERRRGIGMTSNLQLLSGEDEKDSTSEEAPNLEGKDNADAGKDGEKEPSEKQSGDVDPTVTDAERAKDENASVSEEEQMKTLDSGEDHTDDGNADGGQGGGDGNDENQKGDGKEKEGGEEKKEDGKDDHEKGEKGSEGESGEKDEAAPKGDAAEKDKKLESKTADAKVSEHKADDANPGGNKDSPEGESPKEGNPDDPSQKNPEAAGDDDSRLHLDNLDDKVPHYSALRNNRVEKGVTDTMVLNDIIGENAKSCSVDNGGCADDQICIRIDNIGIKCICKEGHLFGDKCILTKSSALGSFFSAGLFALLALLWLC